ACAATCTTTCACATGTTGTTGTTGGTTGCAAATTTGAGCCAACTCTTCTTTTTTCTTGTCATCTTGCACCACTAAAAATCTCCAAGGTTCAAGCCCTAAAGAACTAGGGCTTAATCTTGCTATCTCTAAGATAGTATCCAAATCTTCTTTTTTAAGTTTTTCATTTTTAAAATTTCTACAAGAATATCTTGTGCTAAAAATTTCAAGTTCTGTTTTCATCACTTCTCCTTATAAAATTCAACTACTTCATCAAATTTTAAACGCTGAGTAGGGTATTTTGGCTCGTGAGCTTGATAGCCCAAAGATAAGATCACAGCGGTTTCAAAAGGATACTCAAGTTTAAGAAAATCATCTACCTTATCTTTTTCATAACCCCCTATCATACAAGAATCAATACCCAAACTCATCGCAGCTAGCGACATTTGCATCATTGCAAGATAGCATTGAAGTTGTGCAAAATGATAAAGTTCTTTTTCATCCATTGCATCAGTATCGTGGGTATAAATCTTTAAAATTTTTTGGAAATTTTCTTCTTTAGAACCCGCAAAACGACGAATCTGTTTTTGTGCAAATTCATCCTTGCTTTGCAAGTCTTTTCTTGCTAGAAAGATGATATTGTGGCTTGCGCTTGCTACATTTTCTTGGTTAAAGCAAAATTTGGCAAGTTTTTGATTGTCTTCTTTTTTGTTTAATACAACAAATTTCCAAGGTTCAAATCCATGCGAGCTAGGAGCTAAAATTCCACTTTCTAAGATAAAACGCAAATCTTCCTCGCTGATTTTTTTATCATTAAAAAGCTTACAAGCTCTACGTTTTAAAATCAGTTCTTTAAAATTCATATTTAATCCTTAATTTAAAAATAATAATATCAATTATAAAATGCAAAACTTAATCAAAAAATATTATAGTTTGATATTTTTCTTAAAAACAAAGCCAGATTTTTCAAAATCCATTTTTTGGATATAAAATTCATGGGCTTGTGTTCTAAAAAAACTTGAGCTTAATTCCAATTCTTCATATCCTTGTTGTTTTGCCCAAATTTGAATTTTTTTAAAGAAAGATTGACCCACGCCTTTGCCTCTTAGGGCTTCATCTACAACAAAATCGCAAATATAAAGACAATGATTATGATAAAGTACATTAAAAGGCATAACTCCACAAGCTGCTTTGAAAACTCCCTTGTCTTCATATGCAAAAAGTTTATAATGTTGAGTTTTTGTAGCAAGTTGAAATTTGTCTAAAAAATCTTCTAAAGACAGATTGTTTCTTAATTGTTTTATTAAAGGATAAATTTTTTCTAAGTCTTCTTTTAAATTAATTTCTCTCATCGTTAAACTCTTTAAAAATCAAACAATTCAGGTTTTAATTTTAAAAGCAGACAAAAAGTCGCTAAGGTAGCTTGTTTTTGCATAAATTCACGATCGCCACTTAAATAAAGAATTTCTTGGATAAATGTTCCATCTTTAAACATCGCTCCTATATAAACCGTCCCTGCTTTTATCAATCCTTCATTTTGTTCGCCTGTAACACCGCTAATAGCTAGTGCAAAATCAGGTTTTGCAGTTTTAAAGATACCCTTAAGCATAAAATACACACAACGCTCGCTGTACTCACCTTGGTTTTCTAAAACACCTTCACTTATACCTAGCCATTCGTGCTTGATTTTGTTAGAATAACTTACGATAGAACCTTCAAAAATTTCACTCACTCCGCTAAATTTTGTAAGAGTGCTTGCGCAAAGTCCGCCCGTGCAGCTTTCTGCAAAAGAAATTTTAATCTTCTTTTCTAAAAGTTTTGAAACGATAAATTGTATAGGATCTTTACCTAAAAATACTTTTTGTCCAAAAAGATTTCTTACGCTCGTTAAAAAACCATCTAGTTTGCCAAAATTGACACAACTTGCTTTAATGAGAGTAAGATTTTCTAATAATTTGCTTGATTTTATACTGACTTCATAAGATTTAGTTAAGGTATCAAGTAGCAAAACAGCGCTCTCATCATCTATGCCTAATAAACAAAAATAAGCGAAATTAGGAAAAATATCTCCAAGTAAAGGAGGAAGTTTTTGCCCTGGGTTTGTTTTGATAACATTGACTTTTGAATTGACAAAATCACATATAAAGCTATCTTTTTCAAAATAAGCCTTATCAGGGACTAAGTTATCTTCTTTTAAGACTAAATTATCTTCACTTAGGGTAGCTAAAATTTTTGCTACGGTAGCGTAGTGATTGGGTGTGGTAAAAAGAGTTATGAAATCATATTTGTCTAATAATTTTTCAAGCAAAAAGGGTAATTCTTTATCGGTTTTATTTTGAAAACGAGTCTCATGAATTTCTTTAAATTTATTTTCATAGCTGCGATAAATATAATCCTTAAAATTTTCATTCATTATAAGTTCATCACCGATAAGAAAAAGCAAATGTTTCATAAATTTTTCCTTTTTTATATAATTATAGCTAAAATTTAAACTATTTTGAGTAGAATTTAAGATTATAAAAACTTCATCTAGGTGGAACAATGGATTATAAAGATACCCTGCTTTTGCCAAATACTACTTTTGCAATGCGCGCTAATTTGGCAGAATTTGAGCCAAAAAGATTTGAAAAATGGTTTAGCAAGAATTACGCTTATGAAAAAATGAAAACAAAACGCAAGGAAGCGAAAAAAGCTTTTACTCTTCATGATGGCCCTCCTTATGCTAATGGGCATATCCACATAGGACATGCTTTAAATAAAATTCTAAAAGAAACGATTATCAAAACGCATTATTTTAATGGAGAAAGTATTCGTTTTACTCCAGGTTGGGATTGTCATGGCTTGCCTATAGAACAACAGGTTGAAATCAAACTTGGAGATAAGAAAAAAAGCTTGAGTAAAAAAGAGATTCGATCATTTTGTAGAGAGCATGCAAATGAATTCGTAAATATCCAAAGAGATGAATTTAAAAGTCTTGGTGTGATTGCGGATTGGGATAAGCCTTATCTTACGATGAAATTTGAATTTGAAGCGGCGATTTACCGCACTTTATGCGAGATTGCTAAAAAAGGTTTGCTTTGTGAGCGTTCTAAACCTGTTTTTTGGAGTTGGGCGGCTAAATCAGCTCTTGCTGAAGCTGAGGTAGAATATGAAGATAAAGAGGATTATTCTATTTTTGTGGCTTTTGACTTAGATGAGCAATCTTGTCAAAAATTGGGCATTTCAAAAGCAAGTGCAGTGATTTGGACTACTACTCCTTGGACTTTGGTGGCAAATCAAGCTATTGCTTTAAATCCAAATGAAAACTATGTGATTACCAAAGAAGGATTGATTTTTGCTAGTGCTTTACTTGAAAGTATGGTCGCTAAAGGTTTGACAAAGGGTGAAATTCAAAAAGAGCTTAATGCAAAAGAGTTTGAAAAATTAGAAGCTATCAATCCTTTAAATTCAAGAAAATCCATCTTGATTATGGGTGAACATGTTTTAATGGAAGGTGGAAGTGGGCTTGTGCATACAGCTCCAGGACATGGTGAGGATGATTACTATGCTTGTTTAAAATATGATATAGAAGTGATCATGCCTGTGGATGATGGAGGTTGTTATGATGAAACTTTACGCCACAAAGGGCTCTTGCCATCTGATTTGCTTGATGAGTTTATAGGACTTCATATTTTCAAGGCTAATGAAAAAATTTTAGAGCTTTTAGGAAATCATCTTTTACATTCTTCTAAATTCATACACTCCTATCCATTTTGTTGGAGAACCCACAAACCTGTGATTTATAGAGCGACTAAGCAATGGTTTATTTTAATGGATGAGCCAAAACTAAAGGGTAAAACTTTAAGAGAATGTGCTAAAGAGCAAATTTTAAAAACAAAATTTTATCCACAAAGCGGAGTAAAAAGAATAGGCTCTATGGTGGAAAATCGTCCTGATTGGTGTATTTCAAGACAAAGAGATTGGGGGACGCCTATAGCTTTCTTTAGAGATAAAAGCACTAAAGAAGTGATTTTTGATGCCGAGCTTTTTGATTTTGTAGCAAATATATTTGAAAAACATGGAGCAGATGCTTGGTGGGAATTTGAAATTAAAGACTTAATACCGCAAAATTCAAAATACAACGCAGACAACTTGGAAAAAGTTTATGATATTTTAGATGTTTGGTTTGATAGTGGAAGTACTTGGAATGCAGTTTTAAATAGCGGAATCTATGATGCAGGAGAGAAGAGAGCAAGTATGTATCTAGAAGGAAGCGATCAGCATAGAGGTTGGTTTCAAAGCTCTTTGCTTGTAGGAACAGCTATTAATGAATTTGCTCCTTATGAAAGTATCTTAACCCATGGCTTTACCACGGATGAAAAAGGGCAAAAAATGTCAAAATCCAAAGGTAATGTTATAGCTCCTGAGTATGTAGCTAAAACTTATGGGGTGGAAATTTTAAGACTTTGGATACTTTTGAGTGATTATTCTACTGATTTAAAAATTTCAGATAATATCTTAAAACAAGTAGGCGAGCAATACCGAAAAATAAGAAATACTATAAGATTTTTACTTGCAAATACCAATGACTTGGAAAATTTAGAAGTAGAGGAATTTAGTTTTATAGATACATGGATACTGACTCGTGCTACACGCGTATTTAAAAGTGCTAAAGAAAATTTCTTAGCTTATGAATTTGCAAAAGGCTTTAATGTGCTTTTAAATTTTTTAAGCGCTGATTTAAGTGGAATTTATCTTGATATAAGCAAAGACAGACTTTATTGTGATGCTAAAAATAGCAAACGCAGAAAATCCGCACAAGTGGCAATGGCTTTAATCGCTAGAGAACTTTTAAATTTATTAGCTCCAAATTTAACTTATAGTGTAGATGAGGCTTTAGAGCATGCTAATAGCTTGATAAAAGGCGATGCTAAAGATGTATTTGATTTGAGCTTGGAAGAAAAATTTGAATATGATTTTAGTATAGATGATGAATTTTTATTGAGTGTGCGTGAGAAATTCTTTGAAAATATCGATATATTGAAAAAAGATAAAGTGATCAAATCAACTTTAGAACTTAATCTTGACACGAATTCAAAACTTTTAAATTCCATACCTAAAGAAGAATTAAATGATTGGTTTATGGTAAGTTTTGATGAAAAATTACAAGGTGAAGTTTTGTGTGAATTTGAAGTGGAGAATGAGAGCTTTAGGATCATAAAAGCCACGCTTTGCAAATGTCCTAGATGTTGGAAAGTAGAAAGCGCTAAAGAAGATGAGCCTTGCATGCGTTGCGCTGAGGTTTTAAAACATGCTTGATAATCCTATCCCAAATTCCATTATTATCGCTACTATAGCAATCACCGCTGTTTTTTGTGCAGTGGCGGTTGTTTTTATTAAAAATTTGGCAAAGAAACAGAAGGAAAAAGAATGATAACCTTAAAAGAAGCTTTGAAATACTCTAAAGAAGAGCTTGAAAATCTAAAAAAAGAACTCAATGATAAAGCTAAAAAAGAAAATAAAATAGGTGCTTATATAGAGCAATTTTTAGGTAAAGACTTAAGCGATGGGGGTGAAGGTATACCTATAGCGATTAAGGATAATATCAGTGTAAAAGACTGGGAATTAACTTGTGCAAGTAAAATTTTACAAGGATATGTAGCTCCTTATGATGCTACTGCTATTAAGAATTTAAGATCTAAAGGTTTTAGTCCTTATGGGCGAACCAATATGGATGAATTTGCTATGGGAAGTTCGAGTGCGACTTCGTTTTATGGAAAAACCTTAAATCCTTTAAATTTTGCTCGCGTTCCAGGCGGCTCAAGTGGCGGTAGTGCTGCTGCTGTAGCAGGCGGTTTGGCTTTGGCTAGTTTGGGTAGTGATACGGGCGGTTCAGTGCGTCAGCCAGCTGCTTTTTGTGGTTGTGTGGGGTTTAAGCCTAGCTATGGAAGAGTGAGTCGATATGGGCTTGCTTCTTATTCTTCAAGTCTTGATCAAATAGGCGTTTTGACGCAAAATGTAGAAGATGCAGCTATTCTTTATGATGCTATTGCGGGTTATGATAAAATGGATAGCACAAGTGCGAAAGTAGATTTTACACCTACTACTCCTAATTTAAATGCAGAGAAAAAATTAAGAATTGCTGTGATAGAAAATTATGTCAATGAAGCAAGCACTGAAGTAAAAGCCGCGCTTTTAAAAAGTATAGAGATGTTAAAAGCAAATGGACATGAAATTGTTTATAAAAATATGCTTGATTCTAAATTTGATATTGCAGCTTATTATATCATCGCAACAGCTGAAGCGAGTGCAAATTTAAGTCGTTATGATGGAGTGCGTTATGGAAAACGCTCACAAAATACAGAAAATCTTAAAGATATGTATATCAATACTCGTAGTGAAGGTTTTGGCGAAGAAGTAAAAAGAAGAATTTTGCTAGGAACCTTTGTTTTAAGCAGTGGTTATTATGATGCTTATTATATAAAAGCACAAAAGGCTAGGGCTTTTATCAAGGCAAAATATGAAGAAATATTACAAGATGCTGATCTTATTTTTATGCCTGTAACTCCTACAACTGCATTTGAATTCAACGCAAAAAAAAGCCCTATGGAAGTATATTTAGAAGATATTTATACCATTTCTTTAAATTTGGCAGGGCTTGGGGGTATTAGTGTGCCTGTGGGCAAGGATAAAGAAGGGCTTAATATCTCAGCCCAGCTTATTTGCAAGGCTTATGATGAGCAAACCTTGCTAGATGGAGCTTTAAGTTTAGAAAAAATTATAAAGGAAAATAAATGAATATAATTAAGCGCGCTTTGACTTTTGAGGATGTACTTTTACGCCCTTGCTATTCCGAGGTTTTACCTAAACAAGTAAAAATTCATACCAAGCTTACTAAAAACATCACTTTAAATATGCCTTTAATCTCTGCTGCTATGGATACAGTAACAGAGCACAGAGCTGCTATCATGATGGCAAGACTTGGCGGACTTGGCGTAATTCATAAAAATATGGATATAGCTTCGCAGGTAAGAGAAGTTAAAAGAGTGAAAAAAAGTGAAAGCGGGGTGATCATAGATCCTATTTTTGTAAGCCCTAAAGCAAGTGTAGCAGAGGCTTTGGAAATCATGGCAGAGTATAGAATTTCAGGAGTTCCTGTGATAGATAGCGATAGAAAACTCATAGGCATTCTTACTAATCGTGATTTGAGATTTGAAAATGATTATTCAAATTTGGTTGAAAATGTGATGACTAAGGCTCCTTTAATCACAGCTCCTAAAGGATGTACTTTAGACGATGCAGAGAAAATTTTTAGCAAAAACAAGGTAGAAAAACTTCCTATAGTTGATGAGCAAGGACGCTTAGAAGGACTTATCACCATAAAAGATCTTAAAAAACGCAAAGAATATCCAGATGCAAATAAAGATAGCTTTGGAAGATTGCGCGTAGCGGCTGCGATTGGAGTAGGGCAAATGGATCGAGTAGATGCTTTGGTAGAAGCTGGAGTAGATGCTGTGGTTCTTGATTCAGCACATGGGCATTCTAAGGGTATCATTGATACAGTAAAAAGTGTTAAAGAAAAATATCCAAATTTGGATTTAATCGCGGGTAATATCGCTACTGCAGCTGCTGCAAAAGCGCTTTGTGAAGCAGGTGCTGATGCTGTTAAAGTAGGTATTGGCCCAGGAAGTATTTGTACTACGCGCATCGTTTCAGGAGTGGGGGTGCCACAAATTTCAGCTATTGATGAGTGTGCTATGGAAGCTAAAAAATATGGTGTTCCTGTGATCGCTGATGGAGGGATTAAGTATTCAGGCGATATTGCAAAGGCTTTGGCAGCGGGCGCGAGTTCGATCATGATAGGTTCCCTTTTAGCAGGTACAGATGAGAGTCCAGGTGAGCTTTTTACCTATCAAGGAAGACAATACAAATCCTACCGCGGTATGGGATCGATAGGAGCTATGCAAAAAGGAAGTTCGGATAGATATTTTCAGCAAGGAACTGCACAAGATAAATTAGTTCCTGAAGGTATAGAAGGACGCGTGCCTTATGTAGGAAGTATAAAAAATGTCGTACATCAGCTTTTAGGAGGGCTTCGTTCTTCTATGGGTTATGTGGGTGCTAAAGATATAGAAGATTTTCAAGCAAGAGCTGAATTTGTTGAAATCACAAGTGCGGGACTTAAAGAAAGCCATGTTCACGATGTAACGATAACCCACGAAGCACCAAATTATAAGGTAAATCAATGAGTTTTGAAGAAAACTTAAAAAATGCAAACGAGTCCTTAGAAAAGCTCAATGATAAAGAACTAAGCTTAGATGAAAGTGTGAAAATTTACAAAGAAGGATTAAAAAGCATTGAAAAAGCAAGGCTTGCTCTTGAAAAAGCAAGGCTTGAAGTGGAGCATATCGATGAGTAAGATTGCTGCTTTGCAATTTCCAACCTTGGCATTGAGTGAATCAAGGCTTGATTATTATTTAAAAGCTTCTAAGGATAGTGGAGCAAATTTAGTCGTTTTGGGCGAATATGTGCTTAATAGCTTTTTTACAGAGCTTTTGGTCATGCCAAAGTCTATGATTAAAGAGCAAAGCGAAGCCAAAAAAGAAAGCTTGATTAGGCTTGCTAAAAAATATGAGCTTGAAATCATCGCTCCTTATATCAGTGTAGAAACCAAGGGATATAAAAAGCTTTGCTTAAAGGTTGCTCCAAATCATATCAAAACCTATGAGCAACAAGTTTTAATGCCTTATAATCACTGGAATGAAGAAAAATTTTTTAGCAATAAAACCAATAAGGGCAATTTAAAACTTTTTACTTTTAATTATGATAAATTAAAATGTGCTTTACTTTTTGGTTTTGAGGTGCATTTTGATATTTTTTGGCAACAAATTATGGCTAAAAAGATTGATTTAGTTATCGTTCCTAGTGCTTGCACCTTTGAAAGTAAGCAAAGATGGGAAGAGCTTTTAAAAACAAGAGCTTTTTTAAATTCTACAAATATCTTAAGAGTAAATCGCATAGGCACCACAAAAGATGAATGGAATTTTTATGGTGATAGTATGCTTATCAATGCTTTTGGGGAAATAGAAAGTAGGCTAGGTTCTGAAGAGGAGATGCTTATTGTAGAGCCTAAAAAAGCAGATGAAGCTAGAAAAATTTGGGCTTTTGATAAGATAGTTAAAGGACTTTAAAGATTGAATTCACACTAAGCTTATTTAAATAAGCTTAGTGTGAATTTTATAATTCTTGTTTTTTGTTAATTATAAACCAAAATATTTATTGCTTATTTATAATTTAAATTTTTTATTATAAATAACTTTTTTAATATGGGCTTAAATAATGAAAAATATCCATTTTATCGGTTAGGTGGTATAGGAATTTCCGCTTTTGAAAAATTAGTAGGATTAAGCAATACTTTAAATGTAGGAGTAGATAATAAAGTAAGAATAGCTAAAAACTCTCATGAGTTTGTAGGAGAAAACAAAGATATAGAAATAGGTGCAAATCAAAATACTATTATCCATAAAGATGAGATAAGGAATGTGAAGGGAGAAAATAAATTATTAATAGAAAAATCTTTAACCCAAACAATAGAAAAAGAATTTTTCCTTAATGTCCATCAAAATTTATCCGCCCATATACAAGATAACACATCTTTAAAGTCTAATTCCATGCAAACAAAGATAGAAGAGCAATATTCTTTAGAATCAGAAAATTCTACTTTTGACTTTCAAACAGATTGTGAAGTAAAAGCAGGCAATCAAATCCTCCATCAAGTAGGTGATACTCAAATTGTTACCAAGAAAGATTGTGTTATAATTAAAGCAGGTGGAGTAGAAGTGATTATAGATTCTAATGGACTTGTGGTTAAAGGTGGAGAAGTAAAAGCAGAGTAAAGGATAAAAATGAGTGAAACAAACAATAACACAGAAATCAAAGAGCAAGACACCCAAGATGAAATCATTTGGGAAGGAAAAAAGCATATACCTTCGTTTTTGCTTTTTTGGATAACATATATTGTGCTTTTATGTCTTTTTCTTTATTTATTTCCTAGATTATTTAATCCTAGCAAAGAAATAGATTATAAATGGTTTATAGTTTTTTTTACATTTCTTTTAGGCATATATGCATTTGCACGAGCGATCTATAAAATGGCAAATATTAAAAGAATTTATATCACAAAAGAAAAACTTGTGATTGAGTATTATATTAAAAATGATTTGGTTTTTCCTTTAGGAACTTTTTTTATATATTATCGTCAAATTTCATATTCACCTTCTCCAGGACATATAGTGATATACACCTTCGGAGATAAAGTCAAAGAATACCTTGAACCTGGTTTATTCAGTGATGGCGATGATCCAACAAAAGGTTGTTGTGAAAAAATTAATGCCATTATAAAACCTCATGTAATGCCTTATTTATTAAGCTTAAGTGATGAAGAATTTGAAAAAATCATTTCGCATGTAAGCGGTTTTAGCGAAATTGATACTACTTTCCTTAAAGAAGCAATGGAACTCAGAAAAGAGAAAAAAGATGAATGAAAATAATACACAAGGAAATGAAAAATTGATTTTTTTAGAAGTGAAATGATTTGGGAGTTAATAAAGAATATATAAATTTTTAAAAATAATGCTTTTTTATAAAGTTTTAAGAGCTTTTTTATATTTTTATTTTAGTAAAAAAGTGCTAAAATTTAGGCTTTACAATACAAAGGCTTAGATAATGCAAAATATCCATTTTATCGGTATAGGCGGTATAGGAATTTCCGCTTTAGCGAGATTTTTAAAAGAAAAAGGTTTTAACATAAGCGGGAGTGATCTTAAAGAAAGCAAAATCACCAAAGAACTTGAAAAAGAAGGAGTGGAGGTAAAAATTCCACACCATAAAGACAATATTTTGGGCAAGGATTTGGTGATTTATTCTGCTGCTATCAAAGAAGAAAATCCTGAATTTAAATACGCCAAAGAATTAAATATCAAATGTCTTTCACGAAAAGAAGCTTTGCCACTGATTTTAGAAGATAAATGCGTTTTTGCAGTAGCAGGCGCACATGGAAAAAGCACCACTTCAAGCATTTTAGCTTCCTTGATAAATGACGCTTCTGTGATTATCGGGGCGATTTTAAAAGAATTTGGCTCAAATATGATCTATAAAGAAAGCAAAAATTTGATTTTTGAAGCGGATGAAAGTGACAGCTCTTTTTTAAATTCAAATCCTTTTTTAGCTATTGTTACCAATGCAGAAGCAGAGCATTTGGATTATTATGGTAATGAGGTTTGCAGACTTCACAAGGCTTATGATGATTTTTTAGATTTGGCTAAAATTCGCGTGATTAATGCAGAAGATGAGTATTTGAAAGGATATAAACAAGAGGCGATTAAGCTTTATCCGAGTAAAGATATCAAAAATGTTACCATGCATATAGAAAATTTTAAGCCTTTTACAAGCTTTGAGTTGAAAAATTTTGGAAGATTTAGTGTTTTTGGTATGGGGGAGCATATTGCTATCGATGCGGCTTTAGCGATTTTAGCGGCATTAAATTATGAAAATATAGAAAATATCCGCAAGAATTTAAAAAAATACCAAGGCATTAAAAAACGCTTTGATATCTTGCATGCTGATGAAAACTTAGCATTAATCGATGATTATGGACATCACCCAACCGAGATAAAAGCTACTTTAAAAGCTGCTAAGGAATACGCAAAATTAGCAGGATATAAAAAGATCGTAGCTATTTTTGAGCCTCATCGTTATACGCGTTTAGCTGCAAATTTAAATGAATTTGCTAAAGCCTTTGAAGGAGTCGATGAGCTTGTGATTTTACCTGTATATAGTGCAGGAGAAGAAAAGATAGAGCTTGATTTAAAAGCAGTTTTTCCTAAGGCTTTATTTATAGAAGATATCAAAAGAGAGGGAAAGTTTTTAGTCGCTTCTAAAGGGCAAGTTTTTGATGAAGGTTTGATTATAGGTTTTGGTGCGGGAGATATCAGCAATAAATTAAGGCAACAAAATGAGTAAAGTTTTACTTTATGTCTTAATAATCCTCATTTTGGCACTTATCGCATTTTCTTTGCGTAAAAAATTAGGCAAGCATGCTAAAACTTTGTTTGGTGTTTTGCTTGTAGTTTTTATCTTTTTGGCTGTCTTGTTTGAAGTAAGAAATTCACAAAAAAGCCATTTAAGAAATGATATCATCGTTGCTTTTAATCAAAACAAAAATATTTTATGTAAAGATATAAATATCTCTAAAGCTTATTTTAATTACGAATTTGGGACAGGAAGCTTTATATCAAAGGATAATAATCAAAGCTTTAATTCGTTGATTATTGATATTAGAGATTGTAGGTTAAATGATGAATGAGATTAAAGAAGAATTACTTTTAAAACTTGATTTAAATACTTATTTGCATGAATTTAAGTCTTGCTTTGCAAGGGATAAAGAAATTTTTTTACAGGGGGATTCTCACCTTCATTTTAAGCGTATCAATGAGCTTTGCGAGACTGAATTTCCAAATTTGCCCGAGCTTTCAAATTTGGATAAGGCTTTGGTGCATTTAAGCAAACAAGGGGTTTTGCATTTAGATGAGATTTTTGAATTCGTAAAAATTTTTCGCTATTTTGAAAAGATCAAAAAGCTCAA
The window above is part of the Campylobacter coli genome. Proteins encoded here:
- a CDS encoding GNAT family N-acetyltransferase, with protein sequence MREINLKEDLEKIYPLIKQLRNNLSLEDFLDKFQLATKTQHYKLFAYEDKGVFKAACGVMPFNVLYHNHCLYICDFVVDEALRGKGVGQSFFKKIQIWAKQQGYEELELSSSFFRTQAHEFYIQKMDFEKSGFVFKKNIKL
- the xseB gene encoding exodeoxyribonuclease VII small subunit, with amino-acid sequence MSFEENLKNANESLEKLNDKELSLDESVKIYKEGLKSIEKARLALEKARLEVEHIDE
- a CDS encoding CinA family protein codes for the protein MKHLLFLIGDELIMNENFKDYIYRSYENKFKEIHETRFQNKTDKELPFLLEKLLDKYDFITLFTTPNHYATVAKILATLSEDNLVLKEDNLVPDKAYFEKDSFICDFVNSKVNVIKTNPGQKLPPLLGDIFPNFAYFCLLGIDDESAVLLLDTLTKSYEVSIKSSKLLENLTLIKASCVNFGKLDGFLTSVRNLFGQKVFLGKDPIQFIVSKLLEKKIKISFAESCTGGLCASTLTKFSGVSEIFEGSIVSYSNKIKHEWLGISEGVLENQGEYSERCVYFMLKGIFKTAKPDFALAISGVTGEQNEGLIKAGTVYIGAMFKDGTFIQEILYLSGDREFMQKQATLATFCLLLKLKPELFDF
- the gatA gene encoding Asp-tRNA(Asn)/Glu-tRNA(Gln) amidotransferase subunit GatA, whose translation is MITLKEALKYSKEELENLKKELNDKAKKENKIGAYIEQFLGKDLSDGGEGIPIAIKDNISVKDWELTCASKILQGYVAPYDATAIKNLRSKGFSPYGRTNMDEFAMGSSSATSFYGKTLNPLNFARVPGGSSGGSAAAVAGGLALASLGSDTGGSVRQPAAFCGCVGFKPSYGRVSRYGLASYSSSLDQIGVLTQNVEDAAILYDAIAGYDKMDSTSAKVDFTPTTPNLNAEKKLRIAVIENYVNEASTEVKAALLKSIEMLKANGHEIVYKNMLDSKFDIAAYYIIATAEASANLSRYDGVRYGKRSQNTENLKDMYINTRSEGFGEEVKRRILLGTFVLSSGYYDAYYIKAQKARAFIKAKYEEILQDADLIFMPVTPTTAFEFNAKKSPMEVYLEDIYTISLNLAGLGGISVPVGKDKEGLNISAQLICKAYDEQTLLDGALSLEKIIKENK
- the guaB gene encoding IMP dehydrogenase, yielding MNIIKRALTFEDVLLRPCYSEVLPKQVKIHTKLTKNITLNMPLISAAMDTVTEHRAAIMMARLGGLGVIHKNMDIASQVREVKRVKKSESGVIIDPIFVSPKASVAEALEIMAEYRISGVPVIDSDRKLIGILTNRDLRFENDYSNLVENVMTKAPLITAPKGCTLDDAEKIFSKNKVEKLPIVDEQGRLEGLITIKDLKKRKEYPDANKDSFGRLRVAAAIGVGQMDRVDALVEAGVDAVVLDSAHGHSKGIIDTVKSVKEKYPNLDLIAGNIATAAAAKALCEAGADAVKVGIGPGSICTTRIVSGVGVPQISAIDECAMEAKKYGVPVIADGGIKYSGDIAKALAAGASSIMIGSLLAGTDESPGELFTYQGRQYKSYRGMGSIGAMQKGSSDRYFQQGTAQDKLVPEGIEGRVPYVGSIKNVVHQLLGGLRSSMGYVGAKDIEDFQARAEFVEITSAGLKESHVHDVTITHEAPNYKVNQ
- the ileS gene encoding isoleucine--tRNA ligase; its protein translation is MDYKDTLLLPNTTFAMRANLAEFEPKRFEKWFSKNYAYEKMKTKRKEAKKAFTLHDGPPYANGHIHIGHALNKILKETIIKTHYFNGESIRFTPGWDCHGLPIEQQVEIKLGDKKKSLSKKEIRSFCREHANEFVNIQRDEFKSLGVIADWDKPYLTMKFEFEAAIYRTLCEIAKKGLLCERSKPVFWSWAAKSALAEAEVEYEDKEDYSIFVAFDLDEQSCQKLGISKASAVIWTTTPWTLVANQAIALNPNENYVITKEGLIFASALLESMVAKGLTKGEIQKELNAKEFEKLEAINPLNSRKSILIMGEHVLMEGGSGLVHTAPGHGEDDYYACLKYDIEVIMPVDDGGCYDETLRHKGLLPSDLLDEFIGLHIFKANEKILELLGNHLLHSSKFIHSYPFCWRTHKPVIYRATKQWFILMDEPKLKGKTLRECAKEQILKTKFYPQSGVKRIGSMVENRPDWCISRQRDWGTPIAFFRDKSTKEVIFDAELFDFVANIFEKHGADAWWEFEIKDLIPQNSKYNADNLEKVYDILDVWFDSGSTWNAVLNSGIYDAGEKRASMYLEGSDQHRGWFQSSLLVGTAINEFAPYESILTHGFTTDEKGQKMSKSKGNVIAPEYVAKTYGVEILRLWILLSDYSTDLKISDNILKQVGEQYRKIRNTIRFLLANTNDLENLEVEEFSFIDTWILTRATRVFKSAKENFLAYEFAKGFNVLLNFLSADLSGIYLDISKDRLYCDAKNSKRRKSAQVAMALIARELLNLLAPNLTYSVDEALEHANSLIKGDAKDVFDLSLEEKFEYDFSIDDEFLLSVREKFFENIDILKKDKVIKSTLELNLDTNSKLLNSIPKEELNDWFMVSFDEKLQGEVLCEFEVENESFRIIKATLCKCPRCWKVESAKEDEPCMRCAEVLKHA
- a CDS encoding carbon-nitrogen hydrolase family protein, with the translated sequence MSKIAALQFPTLALSESRLDYYLKASKDSGANLVVLGEYVLNSFFTELLVMPKSMIKEQSEAKKESLIRLAKKYELEIIAPYISVETKGYKKLCLKVAPNHIKTYEQQVLMPYNHWNEEKFFSNKTNKGNLKLFTFNYDKLKCALLFGFEVHFDIFWQQIMAKKIDLVIVPSACTFESKQRWEELLKTRAFLNSTNILRVNRIGTTKDEWNFYGDSMLINAFGEIESRLGSEEEMLIVEPKKADEARKIWAFDKIVKGL
- a CDS encoding NAD(P)H-dependent oxidoreductase, whose protein sequence is MNFKELILKRRACKLFNDKKISEEDLRFILESGILAPSSHGFEPWKFVVLNKKEDNQKLAKFCFNQENVASASHNIIFLARKDLQSKDEFAQKQIRRFAGSKEENFQKILKIYTHDTDAMDEKELYHFAQLQCYLAMMQMSLAAMSLGIDSCMIGGYEKDKVDDFLKLEYPFETAVILSLGYQAHEPKYPTQRLKFDEVVEFYKEK